A single region of the Lotus japonicus ecotype B-129 chromosome 4, LjGifu_v1.2 genome encodes:
- the LOC130712918 gene encoding uncharacterized protein LOC130712918: MGYSVPRDGEDEDLVRGRRNLFGVGSAMADLVVVVVVVVVVVRGKKIMGSKEGTVVVVGGGFVGFWLVVAVGLMVAGWQGGFRERMRFDLKMVWKQAMRVNYYDTLQVRTANGPVIDPSQKDRLESFFLGFDADLWDIVVDGYERPVDADGKKIPRSEMTADQKKLYSQHHKARAILLSAISYEEYQKITDREFAKGIFESLKMSHEGNKKVKESKALSLIQKYESFIMEPNESIEEMFSRFQLLVAGIRPLNKSYTTKDHVIRVLRSLPESWMPLVTSIELTRDVENMSLEELISILKCHELKRSEMQDLRKKSIALKSKSEKAKAEKSKALQAEEEESEEASEDSDEDELTLISKRLNRIWKHRQSKYKGSGKAKGKSESSGQKKSSIKEVTCFECKESGHYKSDCPKLKKWYLDSGCSRHMTGERRMFQELKLKPGGEVGFGGNEKGKIVGTGTICADSSPCIDNVLLVDGLTHNLLSISQLADKGYDVIFNQKSCRAVSQIDGSVLFNSKRKNNIYKIRLSELEAQNVKCLLSVNEEQWVWHRRLGHASMRKISQLSKLNLVRGLPNLKFASDALCEACQKGKFTKVPFKAKNVVSTSRPLELLHIDLFGPVKTESIGGKRYGMVIVDDYSRWTWVKFLTRKDESHDVFSTFIAQVQNEKACRIVRVRSDHGGEFENDKFESLFDSYGIAHDFSCPRTPQQNGVVERKNRTLQEMARTMLQETGMAKHFWAEAVNTACYIQNRISVRPILNKTPYELWKNIKPNISYFHPFGCVCYVLNTKDRLHKFDAKSSKCLLLGYSERSKGFRFYNTDAKTIEESIHVRFDHPKELILGNKDEPVRTRSAFRPSEETLLSLKGLVSLIEPKSIDEALQDKDWILAMEEELNQFSKNDVWSLVKKPESVHVIGTKWVFRNKLNEKGDVVRNKARLVAQGYSQQEGIDYTETFAPVARLEAIRLLISFSVNHNIVLHQMDVKSAFLNGYISEEVYVHQPPGFEDEKKPDHVFKLKKSLYGLKQAPRAWYERLSSFLLENEFVRGKVDTTLFCKTYKDDILIVQIYVDDIIFGSANQSLCKEFSKMMQAEFEMSMMGELKYFLGIQVDQTPEGTYIHQSKYTKELLKKFNMLESTVAKTPMHPTCILEKEDKSGKVCQKLYRGMIGSLLYLTASRPDILFSVHLCARFQSDPRETHLTAVKRILRYLKGTTNLGLMYKKTSEYKLSGYCDADYAGDRTERKSTSGNCQFLGSNLVSWASKRQSTIALSTAEAEYISAAICSTQMLWMKHQLEDYQILESNIPIYCDNTAAISLSKNPILHSRAKHIEVKYHFIRDYVQKGVLLLKFVDTDHQWADIFTKPLAEDRFNFILKNLNMDFCPE, encoded by the exons ATGGGTTACTCAGTACccagagatggagaagatgaagatctggTACGAGGAAGAAGGAATTTGTTTGGTGTTGGTTCGGCTATGGCAGatctagtggtggtggtggtggtggtggtggtggtggtgagaggGAAGAAGATAATGGGGAGTAAGGAGGGGACGGTGGTTGTCGTGGGTGGTGGGTTCGTGGGGTTTTGGCTGGTGGTTGCCGTGGGATTGATGGTGGCTGGGTGGCAAGGAGGTTTCAGGGAGAGGATGAGGTTTGATTTGAAGATGGTTTGGAAGCAAG CTATGAGAGTAAACTATTACGATACTCTCCAGGTTAGGACTGCCAATGGACCTGTTATTGACCCCTCTCAA aaagatagactggaaagtttctttctgggtttcgatgcagatctctgggatattgttgtggatggctacgagcgtccagttgatgcagatggcaagaagatcccaaggtcagagatgactgcagatcaaaagaagctgtactcacaacatcacaaagcaagagcaattcttctaagtgctatttcttatgaagagtaccagaagattacagatcgtgagtttgcaaaaggcatttttgaatctctgaagatgtctcatgaaggaaacaagaaagtcaaagaatcaaaggcattatctttgatccaaaaatatgaatccttcatcatggagccaaatgagtccattgaagaaatgttctccagatttcagttgcttgtggctggcataagacctctcaacaagagctatacaacaaaagatcatgtcataagggttctcaggagtcttcctgaaagctggatgcctttagtgacttcaatagagctcacgagagatgttgagaatatgagtttagaagaactcatcagcattttgaaatgccatgagctgaagcgctctgagatgcaagatctgaggaaaaagtctatagccttgaaatccaaatctgaaaaggctaaggctgagaagtcaaaagctcttcaagctgaagaagaagaatctgaagaagcatcagaagattctgatgaagatgagctgactctgatctccaagagactcaaccgaatctggaagcacaggcagagcaagtacaaaggctctggaaaggcaaaaggaaagtctgaatcctcaggccagaagaagtcctcaattaaggaagtcacatgcttcgagtgcaaagaatcagggcactacaaaagtgactgtccaaagttgaagaag tggtatctggacagtggatgctcgcgtcacatgacgggagaaaggcgtatgttccaagagctaaaacttaagcctggaggcgaagttggctttggaggaaatgaaaagggtaaaattgttggtactggtactatttgtgcagatagtagtccatgcattgataatgtgttattggtagacggcttaacacataacttattgtctataagtcaattagctgacaagggttatgatgttatattcaatcaaaagtcctgccgggctgtaagtcagatcgatggctctgttctgtttaacagcaagaggaagaacaacatttataagatcagattatctgagttagaggctcagaatgtgaagtgccttctttctgttaatgaagagcagtgggtatggcatagacggttagggcatgccagtatgagaaagatttctcagctgagcaagctaaacctcgtcaggggcttacccaatctgaagttcgcttcagacgctctttgtgaagcatgtcagaaaggcaaattcactaaagtccctttcaaggcaaagaatgttgtctcaacctcaaggccgttggaacttctgcatatcgacctttttgggccagtgaaaactgagtctataggtggcaagagatatgggatggttatcgttgatgactatagccgctggacatgggtaaagtttctaacccgcaaggatgagtctcatgatgtgttctctaccttcatagcccaagtgcaaaacgagaaggcttgtaggattgtgcgtgtcagaagtgaccatggtggagagtttgagaatgacaagtttgagagtctgtttgattcctatggaattgcacatgatttctcttgtcccagaactcctcaacaaaatggcgttgttgagaggaagaacagaactcttcaggagatggctagaaccatgctccaagaaactggcatggctaagcacttttgggcagaggcagtaaatacagcatgttacattcagaacagaatctctgtgagaccaattctgaataagactccctatgaattgtggaagaacataaaacccaacatttcctactttcatccttttggttgtgtttgttatgttcttaatactaaggatagattgcataaatttgatgctaaatcttctaaatgtctattacttggttattctgagagatctaaaggttttagattttataatactgatgctaagactattgaagaatctattcatgttagatttgac catcctaaggaattgattctgggcaacaaggacgaaccagtcagaaccagatcagccttcagaccctctgaagagaccctgcttagtctgaaaggattggtgtccttaattgaacccaagtccatagatgaagctcttcaggacaaggattggattctggccatggaagaagaattgaatcaattctccaagaacgatgtttggagcttagtgaagaagcctgagagtgtccatgtaattgggacaaaatgggtgttcagaaacaagctgaatgagaaaggagatgtagtcagaaacaaggcaaggctagttgctcaaggttacagtcagcaggaaggaatagactacacagaaacatttgctccagtagcaagactagaagcaatcagattgttgatctctttctcagtgaatcacaacatagttcttcatcagatggatgtaaagagtgccttcctaaacggttatatatcagaggaagtctacgttcatcaacccccaggttttgaagatgagaagaagccagaccatgtgttcaaattgaagaagtcactctatggtctgaagcaagctcccagagcatggtatgagagactcagctcattccttctggaaaatgagtttgtaaggggtaaagtagatacaactctcttttgcaaaacttataaagatgatatcttaattgtgcaaatctatgttgatgatattatatttggttctgctaatcaatctctatgcaaagaattttctaagatgatgcaggctgaatttgagatgagtatgatgggagaactaaagtactttctaggaatacaagttgatcaaacaccagaaggaacatatatccatcagagcaagtacactaaagaacttctgaagaagttcaatatgctggaatctacagtggccaagactccaatgcatccaacatgcattctggagaaagaagataaaagtggtaaagtatgtcagaagctctatcgtggcatgataggttcacttctatacttaactgcatctaggccagacatattatttagtgttcatttatgtgctcgtttccaatcagatccaagggaaacccacttaactgctgttaagaggatcctaaggtatctgaaaggcaccactaaccttggcttgatgtataagaaaacatcagagtataagctttcaggttactgtgatgctgattatgctggagatagaacagagagaaaaagtacttctggaaattgtcaatttctagggagcaatctagtctcatgggcaagcaagagacaatcaaccattgcactatccaccgcagaggcagaatatatctcagcagcaatatgcagcactcagatgctctggatgaaacatcagctggaggattatcagatccttgagagcaatatcccaatctattgtgataacactgctgcaatctcattaagtaagaatcctatcttacattcaagggcaaaacatattgaggtaaagtatcactttattagagattatgtacaaaagggcgtacttcttctgaagtttgttgatactgaccatcaatgggcagatatctttacaaagcccttagcagaggatagatttaattttattctgaaaaatctgaatatggacttttgtccagagtga
- the LOC130713733 gene encoding uncharacterized protein LOC130713733, with the protein MLQAFSSNMAPSCSKTFCDHSSLVKITKRPSPLLLKDYLRDDLSSCSSSGFKSLPRRQCCTTVGFSRDPKLQRKKRNTLPRQQSNSSSSSTMSLALQRASEVVINAIKSLPMKQKSENKVKKGGVALSRSFSRRLLSRSFWRKAAAKEDGSGGVSKRCSFRELLLKERDYHKTTSLDEETTTTTLTATTSSGSGSNNDSWGESDFTFCDSSTENDAKEEEDAPRHKIEGIKTMDWPCEKEQFSPVSVLDFPFEDEQVMKPHLNSTGAKHKHMQKRRHFRSVSSLKPVALEKRIARSELDDIALHNNNHSANKCSNNVNDNARDLVSFMKTSIPYNCLIFEAENLLFDYFKQSIGENDNNNNDIDHSKKLQLCEVAEDWIRGQPKEVYLGWEVKERRGVYIREMDKCEEWKNYSDGETQQLVLELENEVFASLINEVVLDLAT; encoded by the exons aTGCTACAAGCTTTCTCTTCTAATATGGCTCCTAGTTGTAGCAAAACCTTTTGTGATCATTCTTCACTTGTAAAAATCACCAAACGTCCTTCTCCACTTTTGCTGAAGGACTATCTGAGGGACGATCTGAGCTCGTGTTCATCTAGCGGTTTCAAATCGTTGCCGCGCCGACAATGCTGCACCACCGTTGGATTCTCTAGAGATCCGAAGCTCCAACGCAAGAAGAGGAACACGCTTCCTCGACAACAAtccaattcttcttcttcttcaaccatgTCGTTAGCTCTTCAGAGAGCTTCTGAAGTTGTGATAAACGCAATAAAGTCACTGCCAATGAAGCAAAAGAgtgagaacaaagtgaagaaaggTGGTGTTGCTCTTTCTAGAAGCTTCTCGAGGAGGCTGTTGAGCAGAAGCTTCTGGAGAAAAGCGGCGGCGAAGGAAGACGGAAGCGGAGGTGTCTCAAAGAGATGTTCATTTCGCGAGCTACTACTGAAGGAACGGGATTATCACAAAACGACGTCGTTGGATGAGGAGACCACGACGACAACGCTCACTGCCACCACGAGTTCAGGTAGTGGTAGTAATAATGATAGCTGGGGGGAGAGCGATTTCACTTTTTGTGATAGCTCCACGGAAAATGACGCCAAAGAGGAAGAGGATGCGCCACGCCATAAGATAGAAGGAATCAAAACCatg GATTGGCCATGTGAGAAGGAACAATTCAGTCCAGTATCTGTGCTAGATTTCCCATTTGAAGATGAACAAGTGATGAAGCCCCATTTAAATTCCACAGGAGCCAAACACAAGCATATGCAAAAGAGACGACATTTTAGAAGTGTATCTTCACTGAAGCCTGTGGCTTTAGAGAAAAGGATCGCACGTTCAGAACTAGATGATATTGCACTACATAATAATAACCATTCTGCAAACAAATGTTCAAACAACGTTAATGACAATGCCCGGGACCTTGTTAGCTTCATGAAAACCTCAATTCCTTACAATTGTTTGATTTTTGAGGCAGAGAACCTGCTATTTGACTACTTCAAGCAGAGCATAGGGGAGaatgataataataacaacGACATTGATCATTCGAAGAAGCTTCAACTTTGCGAGGTAGCTGAGGATTGGATAAGAGGGCAGCCCAAAGAAGTGTATTTGGGTTGGgaagtgaaagaaagaagaGGGGTTTACATTAGGGAGATGGACAAGTGCGAGGAATGGAAAAATTACTCTGATGGAGAAACACAACAATTGGTTCTGGAGCTGGAAAACGAGGTGTTTGCTAGTTTGATTAACGAGGTTGTGCTTGACCTCGCTACATGA